The proteins below are encoded in one region of Xenopus laevis strain J_2021 chromosome 8L, Xenopus_laevis_v10.1, whole genome shotgun sequence:
- the LOC121397065 gene encoding uncharacterized protein LOC121397065, producing MGVAYAEATETPENISDEEKTSCECTEGESKTEMRSTQPPKLRKTFIQLFLKSADHERNEDIKGQKQRERRSHVFRFPCLRSAEKQEKLNRARERKNENHSIEQRDCGSNSKVPLLRKIRKYMVKSEGERTSKFIEEITDESQACGKDLQIKTVRKCNIKRESKKEALKGILQKKNENKCEVLKGRMPRDCSENKGLLERDSGIDEQETRSAESTDLRNTFLEQEGQTELDKFKEVKCCLNKMQSDSNEYYSNSNQKRKNSLKMHSEFEDCKIQCTDLKEKDTQMGVREPSTQGEFHFQNNLQENEIPKKEMCDSDQLLIEDKLIFNNSDSKSIKEATCETERLIQSKDKQAQRGTFGLTPQETKDEHSPPYSPKGKEIIQENAFSNEYQSISQSGHLGESKKKTGDLSVLTDNSNFAELETTEPDSIEHCEEKKLDPDPKHYSNKEPNSDISHHKSSQKGAFEDTRWKIMREEVETMVHVMMNEASQKLSCYISETNST from the coding sequence ATGGGGGTGGCATATGCTGAAGCTACAGAAACACCTGAAAATATTTCAGATGAAGAGAAGACTTCATGTGAATGTACTGAGGGGGAAAGTAAAACTGAAATGAGATCAACACAGCCACCAAAGTTGAGAAAAACCTTTATTCAACTATTCCTAAAGAGTGCTGATCACGAGAGGAATGAGGATATCAAAGGGCAAAAACAAAGAGAGCGTAGAAGCCATGTTTTCAGGTTTCCCTGCCTAAGATCTGCGGAAAAACAAGAGAAATTAAATAGGGCACGAGAGAGGAAAAATGAGAACCATAGTATAGAGCAAAGGGACTGCGGGTCAAATTCTAAAGTACCTCTGCtgagaaaaattagaaaatacatGGTAAAAAGTGAAGGGGAAAGAACATCCAAATTCATAGAAGAGATAACTGACGAGTCCCAGGCATGTGGGAAAGATTTACAAATTAAGACAGtaagaaaatgcaacataaaaaggGAAAGCAAAAAAGAAGCTCTCAAAGGCATTCtacaaaaaaagaatgaaaataaatgtgagGTACTAAAAGGTAGAATGCCAAGAGACTGTTCAGAAAATAAAGGTTTATTGGAGAGAGATAGTGGAATAGATGAGCAAGAGACAAGGTCAGCAGAAAGCACAGATTTGAGGAATACCTTTTTGGAGCAAGAGGGACAGACTGAGTTGGATAAAttcaaggaagtaaaatgttgtCTTAACAAAATGCAGTCAGACAGCAATGAATACTATTCAAATTCCAACCAAAAACGCAAAAACTCACTAAAAATGCATTCAGAGTTTGAAGACTGCAAAATTCAATgtacagatttaaaggagaaagataCCCAAATGGGGGTAAGAGAACCTTCCACCCAGGGAGAATTTCATTTTCAGAATAACTTGCAGGAGAATGAGAtaccaaaaaaagaaatgtgtgatAGTGATCAGTTGTTAATCGAAGACAAATTGATATTTAATAACAGTGATAGTAAATCCATCAAAGAAGCAACATGCGAAACAGAGAGACTTATACAATCTAAAGATAAGCAGGCTCAAAGAGGAACATTTGGTCTTACACCACAGGAAACAAAGGATGAGCACAGTCCTCCATATAGTCCCAAAGGCAAGGAGATTATACAAGAGAACGCCTTTAGCAATGAATACCAAAGTATTTCCCAGAGTGGGCATTTAGGGGAATCCAAGAAGAAAACAGGAGATTTATCAGTGTTGACAGATAACAGCAATTTTGCAGAGCTTGAAACAACAGAACCAGATTCCATAGAacattgtgaagaaaaaaaattagatcccGACCCGAAGCATTACAGCAATAAAGAACCAAACTCTGACATTTCTCACCATAAGTCATCCCAAAAAGGTGCTTTTGAGGACACAAGGTGGAAAATAATGAGAGAAGAAGTGGAGACCATGGTCCATGTGATGATGAATGAAGCATCCCAAAAGCTGAGTTGCTACATTTCTGAAACCAACAGCACATAA
- the lgals4.2.L gene encoding lectin, galactoside-binding, soluble, 4, gene 2, L homeolog (The RefSeq protein has 1 substitution compared to this genomic sequence), translating to MSYLAAPGFQPAYNPPIPYTTAIAGGLRVGMAVVIQAVAPSSSNRFAVNFCTGQYDGSDIGFHLNARYDGRDRVVFNSFQGGTWEKEEMKRDMPFKLGKVFLLVYEITPNNYQVTVNGSPFYEFGFRIPLQKINWLQVTGDITVQALCIIGNGPASGAGGAKGAGLLMSSTQENLPPMLGPPILHPILPFKAMIPGGMIPKRTVIMKGLVNSNAKNFQISFKVGYTNDIALHINPRLNKNTLIRNSFINGTWGEEEKDVVKNPFHQGEHFDISIRSGEKQYKVYVNGYHCFNYPHRLTNLQQVDTLEADGDIKLCFVHF from the exons ATGTCATATTTAGCTGCTCCTGGTTTCCAGCCTGCCTACAATCCC CCCATCCCTTATACTACAGCATTTGCTGGGGGCCTACGGGTGGGAATGGCGGTGGTCATTCAGGCTGTTGCTCCTAGTTCTAGTAATCG GTTTGCTGTGAACTTTTGCACTGGTCAGTATGATGGCTCGGACATTGGCTTCCACCTGAATGCTCGCTATGATGGGCGCGACCGTGTTGTTTTTAATTCCTTTCAGGGTGGGACCTGGGAGAAAGAGGAGATGAAGAGAGACATGCCATTTAAGCTTGGGAAAGTGTTCCTACTAGTCTATGAGATCACCCCAAATAATTATCAG GTTACTGTAAATGGATCCCCATTCTATGAGTTTGGTTTTAGGATCCCTCTGCAAAAGATCAACTGGCTTCAGGTGACAGGAGACATCACTGTTCAGGCTCTCTGCATCATTGGGAATGGCCCTGCATCTGGAGCTGGAGGTGCTAAAGGAGCA GGTCTCCTCATGTCATCCACACAGGAGAATCTCCCG CCTATGTTGGGTCCCCCAATCCTACATCCG ATTCTCCCATTCAAAGCAATGATCCCTGGAGGGATGATTCCAAAACGTACAGTGATCATGAAAGGACTTGTGAACTCCAATGCAAAGAA TTTCCAAATAAGCTTCAAAGTTGGATACACAAATGACATTGCCTTGCACATCAACCCTCGTCTCAACAAGAACACGCTGATCAGAAACAGCTTTATCAATGGAACCTGGGGCGAGGAGGAGAAAGATGTGGTCAAGAACCCATTTCATCAGGGCGAGCATTTTGAT ATCTCTATACGTAGTGGGGAGAAGCAATATAAAGTCTACGTGAATGGCTATCACTGCTTCAACTATCCTCATCGTCTCACAAATCTGCAGCAAGTGGACACCCTGGAAGCAGATGGGGATATAAAACTCTGCTTTGTACATTTCTGA